A single genomic interval of Symphalangus syndactylus isolate Jambi chromosome 18, NHGRI_mSymSyn1-v2.1_pri, whole genome shotgun sequence harbors:
- the RTCB gene encoding RNA-splicing ligase RtcB homolog — MSRSYNDELQFLEKINKNCWRIKKGFVPNMQVEGVFYVNDALEKLMFEELRNACRGGGVGGFLPAMKQIGNVAALPGIVHRSIGLPDVHSGYGFAIGNMAAFDMNDPEAVVSPGGVGFDINCGVRLLRTNLDESDVQPVKEQLAQAMFDHIPVGVGSKGVIPMNAKDLEEALEMGVDWSLREGYAWAEDKEHCEEYGRMLQADPNKVSARAKKRGLPQLGTLGAGNHYAEIQVVDEIFNEYAAKKMGIDHKGQVCVMIHSGSRGLGHQVATDALVAMEKAMKRDKIIVNDRQLACARIASPEGQDYLKGMAAAGNYAWVNRSSMTFLTRQAFAKVFNTTPDDLDLHVIYDVSHNIAKVEQHVVDGKERTLLVHRKGSTRAFPPHHPLIAVDYQLTGQPVLIGGTMGTCSYVLTGTEQGMTETFGTTCHGAGRALSRAKSRRNLDFQDVLDKLADMGIAIRVASPKLVMEEAPESYKNVTDVVNTCHDAGISKKAIKLRPIAVIKG; from the exons ATGAGTCGCAGCTATAATGATGAGCTGCAGTTCTTGGAGAAGATTAATAAAAACTGCTGGAGGATCAAGAAGGGCTTCGTCCCCAACATGCAG GTTGAAGGTGTTTTCTATGTGAATGATGCTCTGGAGAAATTGATGTTTGAGGAATTAAGGAATGCCTGTCGAGGTGGTG GTGTTGGTGGCTTCCTGCCAGCCATGAAACAGATTGGCAACGTGGCAGCCCTGCCTGGAATTGTTCAT CGATCTATTGGGCTTCCTGATGTCCATTCAGGATATGGGTTTGCTATTGGGAACATGGCAGCCTTTGATATGAATGACCCTGAAGCAGTAGTATCCCCAG GTGGTGTCGGGTTTGACATCAACTGTGGTGTCCGCTTGCTAAGAACCAATTTAGATGAAAGTGATGTCCAACCTGTGAAGGAGCAACTTGCCCAAGCTATGTTTGACCACATTCCTGTTGGGGTGGGATCAAAAGGTGTCATCCCAATGAATGCCAA AGACTTGGAGGAGGCCTTGGAGATGGGGGTGGACTGGTCCTTAAGAGAAGGGTACGCCTGGGCTGAAGACAAGGAGCACTGCGAGGAGTACGGAAGGATGCTGCAGGCTGACCCCAATAAGGTTTCTGCAAGGGCTAAGAAAAGAGGCCTTCCTCAG TTGGGGACCCTGGGAGCAGGCAACCATTATGCAGAAATCCAGGTTGTGGATGAGATTTTCAATGAGTATGCTGCTAAAAAAATGGGCATCGACCATAAGGGACAGGTGTGTGTGATGATCCACAGTGGAAGCAGAGGCTTGGGCCACCAAGTAGCCACAG ATGCGCTGGTAGCTATGGAGAAGGCCATGAAGAGAGACAAGATTATAGTCAACGATCGTCAGTTGGCTTGTGCTCGAATCGCTTCCCCAGAGGGCCAAGACTATCTGAAGGGAATGGCAGCTGCTGGGAACTATGCCTGGGTCAACCGCTCTTCCATGACCTTCTTAACTCGTCAG GCTTTTGCCAAGGTCTTCAACACAACCCCTGATGACTTGGATCTACATGTGATCTATGATGTTTCTCACAACATTGCCAAAGTGGAGCAGCATGTGGTGGACGGAAAGGAACGGACACTGTTAGTACACAGGAAGGGATCCACCCGCGCTTTCCCTCCTCACCATCCCCTCATTGCTGTTGATTACCAA CTCACTGGACAGCCAGTGCTCATTGGTGGCACCATGGGAACCTGTAGTTACGTTCTTACTGGCACTGAACAGGGCATGACTGAGACCTTTGGGACAACCTGTCATGGAGCG GGCCGTGCATTGTCCCGAGCAAAATCTCGACGTAATTTAGATTTCCAGGATGTCCTAGACAAATTGGCAGATATGGGAATTGCAATCCGTGTTGCCTCACCCAAACTGGTTATGGAAGAG